A genomic stretch from Bradyrhizobium sp. 195 includes:
- a CDS encoding DUF3124 domain-containing protein — MRKGLFAATLLCPLALAVPAAAQSKVNIEQNFADSLTPMPKEELAVSGGFYVPAYSSVAMSQGKLRVDFSVTLSVHNASETQPLVIKRIAYFDTAGKQVETYLKGQVALKPLATISIFIPTDDVRGGTGANFLVDWAATGEIAEPVIEALMVGGVANAHYAFISQGRPTRTATKK, encoded by the coding sequence ATGCGAAAAGGGCTGTTCGCAGCAACGCTGCTATGCCCCCTCGCCTTAGCCGTGCCCGCCGCCGCACAATCCAAGGTCAATATCGAACAGAACTTTGCCGATTCCCTCACCCCAATGCCGAAGGAAGAACTCGCCGTCTCCGGCGGGTTCTACGTGCCCGCCTATTCGAGCGTCGCGATGAGCCAGGGCAAGCTGCGCGTCGACTTCTCGGTGACCTTGAGTGTTCACAACGCCTCCGAGACTCAGCCGCTGGTGATCAAACGCATCGCCTATTTCGACACCGCAGGCAAGCAGGTCGAGACCTACCTGAAGGGTCAGGTGGCCCTGAAGCCGCTGGCCACGATTTCGATCTTCATTCCGACCGACGACGTGCGCGGCGGCACCGGGGCCAATTTCCTGGTCGACTGGGCCGCCACCGGCGAGATCGCCGAGCCCGTGATCGAGGCCCTGATGGTTGGCGGCGTCGCCAATGCGCATTACGCTTTCATCAGCCAGGGCCGTCCGACCCGGACGGCCACAAAGAAGTAA
- a CDS encoding acyl-CoA dehydrogenase, with the protein MSVRPQTKDKPAAASFQWDDPFLLDEQLTEDERMVRDTARAYAQDKLLPRVTKAYLEEKTDREIFNEMGELGLIGITLPEEYGCANASYVAYGLVAREIERVDSGYRSMNSVQSSLVMYPIYAYGDENQRKKYLPKLASGEWVGCFGLTEPDAGSDPAGMKTRAEKVSDGYRITGSKMWISNAPIADVFVVWAKSAAHDNQIRGFVLEKGMKGLSAPKIGGKLSLRASITGEIVMDGVVVPEDALLPNVSGLKGPFGCLNRARYGISWGALGAAEDCMHRARQYTLDRKQFGKPLAATQLVQKKLADMETEIALGLQGSLRVGRLMDEGKFAPEMISIMKRNNCGKALDIARVARDMHGGNGISIEYHVMRHVHNLETVNTYEGTHDVHALILGRAITGIQAFF; encoded by the coding sequence ATGAGCGTGCGCCCTCAGACCAAGGACAAGCCGGCTGCGGCTTCTTTCCAGTGGGACGATCCATTCCTGCTCGACGAGCAGCTGACCGAAGATGAGCGCATGGTGCGCGACACCGCCCGCGCCTACGCCCAGGACAAGCTGCTGCCGCGCGTCACCAAGGCGTATCTCGAGGAGAAGACCGACCGCGAGATATTCAACGAGATGGGTGAGCTCGGCCTGATCGGCATCACGCTGCCGGAAGAATATGGCTGCGCCAATGCGAGCTACGTCGCCTATGGCCTCGTCGCGCGCGAGATCGAGCGGGTCGATTCCGGCTATCGCTCGATGAATTCGGTGCAGTCCTCGCTGGTGATGTACCCGATCTACGCCTATGGCGACGAGAACCAGCGCAAGAAGTACCTGCCGAAGCTCGCCAGCGGCGAGTGGGTCGGCTGCTTCGGCCTGACCGAGCCCGATGCCGGCTCCGACCCGGCCGGCATGAAGACCCGCGCCGAGAAGGTCTCGGACGGCTATCGCATCACCGGCAGCAAGATGTGGATCTCGAACGCGCCGATCGCCGACGTGTTCGTGGTCTGGGCCAAGTCGGCCGCGCACGACAACCAGATCCGCGGCTTCGTGCTGGAGAAGGGCATGAAGGGCCTGTCGGCGCCCAAGATCGGCGGCAAGCTCTCGCTTCGTGCCTCCATCACCGGCGAGATCGTGATGGACGGCGTCGTGGTTCCCGAAGACGCGCTGCTGCCCAACGTCTCGGGCCTGAAGGGGCCGTTCGGCTGCCTCAACCGCGCCCGCTACGGCATCTCCTGGGGCGCGCTTGGCGCCGCCGAGGACTGCATGCATCGCGCGCGCCAGTACACGCTCGACCGCAAGCAGTTCGGCAAGCCGCTCGCCGCGACCCAGCTGGTGCAGAAGAAGCTCGCGGACATGGAGACCGAGATCGCACTCGGCCTGCAGGGCTCGCTTCGCGTCGGCCGCTTGATGGACGAGGGCAAGTTCGCGCCCGAGATGATCTCGATCATGAAGCGCAACAATTGCGGCAAGGCCCTCGACATTGCCCGTGTCGCCCGCGACATGCACGGCGGCAACGGCATCTCGATCGAGTATCACGTGATGCGCCACGTCCATAACCTCGAGACCGTCAACACCTACGAGGGCACCCACGACGTCCACGCCCTGATCCTGGGTCGCGCCATCACGGGTATTCAGGCGTTTTTCTGA
- a CDS encoding DUF1499 domain-containing protein gives MARRFSAPYQSEPVSSLASWARNLAVFAVVAVVVSVIIVRFDFLEPKPALATFLGGLAIAGLSILFGLAGFAAIWQNGSRGMARILLALLIDGAILAYPAYLGLQYRKLPAIHDITTDPIDPPRFEALARLRTGEGTNSAVYAGLYSAEQQRHFYPDIEPVELEISVDRAYAIALQLVNKRKWIVIDERAPQPPRRIGRIEAVARTPIMGFREDVSIRFVADGDDSRVDIRSASRNFDSDLGSNAARVKKFIDDLNTAADADALKPVKKTPVAPPKAPAKTVKK, from the coding sequence ATGGCCCGCAGGTTTTCCGCTCCCTATCAGTCGGAGCCCGTGTCCAGCCTCGCGAGCTGGGCGCGCAATCTGGCTGTGTTCGCGGTGGTGGCGGTGGTGGTGTCGGTCATCATCGTCCGCTTCGATTTCCTGGAGCCGAAGCCGGCGCTTGCGACCTTCCTCGGCGGCCTCGCGATCGCCGGCCTCTCGATCCTGTTCGGGCTCGCCGGCTTCGCTGCGATCTGGCAGAATGGCTCGCGCGGCATGGCGCGCATCCTGCTCGCCTTGCTGATCGACGGGGCGATCCTCGCCTACCCCGCCTATCTCGGCCTGCAATATCGCAAGCTGCCGGCGATCCACGACATCACCACCGACCCGATCGATCCTCCGCGTTTCGAGGCGCTGGCGCGCCTGCGCACCGGCGAGGGCACCAACAGCGCGGTCTATGCCGGCCTCTATTCGGCGGAGCAGCAGCGCCACTTCTACCCTGATATCGAGCCGGTCGAGCTCGAGATTTCCGTCGACCGCGCCTATGCGATCGCGCTGCAGCTCGTCAACAAGCGCAAATGGATCGTCATCGACGAGCGCGCACCGCAGCCACCGCGCCGAATCGGCCGCATCGAGGCGGTGGCGCGCACGCCAATCATGGGTTTTCGCGAGGACGTTTCGATAAGGTTCGTGGCGGATGGCGATGATTCCCGCGTCGATATCCGCTCGGCCTCGCGCAATTTCGACAGCGATCTCGGCAGCAACGCCGCGCGCGTCAAGAAATTCATCGACGATCTCAACACCGCGGCCGACGCCGACGCGCTCAAACCGGTGAAGAAGACGCCGGTCGCTCCGCCGAAGGCACCGGCAAAGACAGTGAAGAAGTAG
- the ribB gene encoding 3,4-dihydroxy-2-butanone-4-phosphate synthase yields the protein MPDSVQEVLQAFARGELVVVTDDEDREGEGDLIVAASLCTAEKMAFIIRHTSGIVCAPVTTEDARRLRLDPMVAHNDSAHTTAFTVSIDYKPDGGTGISAEERASCCRALSNPNVGANDFARPGHIFPLIAKDGGVLLRSGHTEAAVDLCKLSGLPPVGVISELMNDDGSVMKGEQVARFAAQHKLKHVTIADMIAYRQAREKLIERVSTFVTESPIGPLQGYAYRSPFDSIAHVAFVYNGVGDGKNVLTRFHKPNIVKDIFTGHKRMAAVLEHFKKSGRGVLVYLRDGAAGVPVAALPDESATEADRNRQWREVGVGAQILRDLGVTSIRHLTSSVHDYKGLSGFGIEIVANEQLES from the coding sequence ATGCCCGATAGCGTTCAGGAAGTCTTGCAGGCCTTTGCCCGGGGTGAGCTCGTAGTCGTCACCGACGACGAGGACCGTGAGGGCGAGGGCGATCTGATCGTCGCCGCCTCGCTCTGCACCGCCGAGAAGATGGCGTTCATCATCCGCCACACCTCCGGCATCGTCTGCGCGCCCGTGACGACCGAGGATGCGCGCCGTCTGCGGCTCGATCCGATGGTGGCCCATAACGATTCCGCGCACACCACTGCGTTCACGGTGTCGATCGACTACAAGCCCGATGGCGGCACCGGCATTTCCGCCGAGGAGCGCGCCTCGTGCTGCCGCGCGCTGTCCAATCCCAATGTCGGCGCCAACGATTTTGCCCGGCCCGGCCACATCTTCCCGCTGATCGCCAAGGATGGCGGCGTGCTGCTGCGCTCGGGCCATACCGAGGCCGCCGTCGATCTCTGCAAGCTCTCCGGCCTGCCGCCGGTCGGCGTCATCAGCGAATTGATGAACGACGACGGCAGCGTGATGAAGGGCGAGCAGGTCGCCCGCTTCGCCGCCCAGCACAAGCTCAAGCATGTGACCATTGCGGACATGATCGCCTACCGCCAGGCGCGCGAAAAGTTGATCGAGCGGGTCTCGACCTTCGTCACCGAAAGCCCGATCGGACCCTTGCAAGGCTATGCCTACCGTTCGCCGTTCGATTCCATTGCCCACGTCGCTTTCGTCTATAATGGTGTCGGCGACGGCAAGAACGTGCTGACGCGCTTTCACAAGCCGAACATCGTCAAGGACATCTTCACTGGGCACAAGCGCATGGCGGCTGTGCTCGAGCATTTCAAGAAATCCGGCCGTGGGGTGCTGGTTTACTTGCGCGACGGCGCGGCCGGCGTCCCCGTGGCGGCGCTGCCGGACGAGTCGGCGACGGAGGCCGACCGCAACCGCCAGTGGCGCGAAGTCGGCGTCGGCGCGCAGATATTGCGCGACCTCGGTGTCACCTCGATCCGGCATCTGACCTCCTCGGTCCACGACTACAAAGGCTTGTCGGGCTTCGGAATCGAGATCGTCGCCAACGAGCAGCTTGAGAGCTGA
- a CDS encoding aldo/keto reductase, whose translation MDNLKTQGISMPKLGLGTFRMQGDACRAAVESALAIGYRHIDTAEMYANEEPIGSAIAASRLPRGELHVTTKVWHENLTPDAMRRAFDASLNKLRLDHVDLYLVHWPSKAADWGAVFETLMKLREEGRTRAIGVANFTTALLKMAVEDIRAPIACNQIEYHAMLDQSKVLAYLAAKSIPLVAYCPLAQGRAASDPVLAEIGARHNVTAAQVALKWLLDHDGVAAIPKASRRESQQANLDALKITLDDADRNKIAALPKDKRCVNPGFAPAWD comes from the coding sequence ATGGACAATCTGAAGACCCAGGGCATCAGCATGCCCAAGCTCGGCCTCGGTACCTTTCGCATGCAGGGCGATGCCTGCCGCGCAGCGGTCGAGAGCGCGCTGGCGATCGGCTATCGCCACATCGACACCGCCGAGATGTATGCCAATGAGGAGCCGATCGGATCAGCCATCGCCGCGTCCCGTCTGCCGCGCGGCGAGTTGCACGTCACCACAAAGGTCTGGCACGAGAACCTCACCCCCGATGCGATGCGGCGTGCCTTCGATGCCAGCCTGAACAAGCTTCGGCTCGACCATGTCGATCTCTACCTCGTGCACTGGCCGTCGAAGGCAGCGGACTGGGGTGCGGTGTTCGAGACCTTGATGAAGCTCAGGGAGGAGGGGCGCACGCGGGCCATCGGCGTCGCCAATTTCACCACGGCGCTGCTCAAGATGGCGGTGGAGGACATCAGGGCGCCGATCGCCTGCAACCAGATCGAATATCACGCGATGCTCGATCAATCGAAGGTGCTGGCCTATCTCGCGGCAAAGTCGATCCCGCTCGTCGCCTATTGCCCGCTCGCGCAAGGGCGCGCCGCCTCGGATCCGGTGCTGGCCGAGATCGGTGCCAGGCACAACGTGACCGCCGCGCAAGTGGCGCTGAAATGGCTGCTCGACCATGACGGCGTCGCCGCCATCCCGAAGGCCTCGCGCCGCGAGAGCCAGCAGGCCAATCTCGATGCGCTGAAGATCACGCTCGACGATGCCGACCGCAACAAGATCGCCGCGCTGCCCAAGGACAAGCGCTGCGTCAATCCCGGCTTCGCGCCGGCATGGGACTAG
- a CDS encoding aminotransferase-like domain-containing protein: MTSSFDFAPLFPAGLPAPSARWTGLAKYSFVGGNNDSEQLPLDGLIEATNSALQKEGRSLATYGLAHGPQGHLPLRDFLVTKLKRDAGINCTVDDLMIVSGSLQALDLVNATLLTRGDTVIFEQESYQGSLTRLARLGVNVVGIPLDADGMRMDVLAATLADLKSRGIRPKYIYTIPTVQNPTGSIMPESRRAELVRLATEYGVPIFEDDCYADLVWSGQRPPAIYAMSPTGGVIHIGSFSKSIAPALRVGFIVAPWDVMSRMLALKTDAGSGALEQMVLAAYCKPHFASHVPALTKALRTKLDTLMEALNEQFGTAAEFEEPKGGIFLWVKLPDQVDTLKLYQAALAAGVSINPGPEWSTNKGHSRSRLRLCFASPTHQQIREGVAVLAEVCRKEFGVPARSANVEKRA; this comes from the coding sequence ATGACGTCCAGCTTCGATTTCGCGCCCCTGTTTCCCGCAGGGCTGCCGGCCCCTTCTGCGCGCTGGACGGGCCTTGCCAAATACAGCTTTGTCGGCGGCAACAACGATTCCGAGCAACTGCCGCTCGACGGCCTGATCGAGGCGACCAATTCGGCCCTGCAAAAGGAAGGCCGGTCGCTGGCGACCTACGGGCTGGCGCACGGTCCGCAGGGCCATTTGCCCCTGCGCGATTTCCTGGTGACGAAGCTGAAGCGCGATGCCGGCATCAACTGCACGGTCGATGATCTCATGATCGTCTCCGGCTCGCTGCAGGCACTCGACCTCGTCAACGCGACGCTGCTGACGCGCGGCGACACCGTGATCTTTGAGCAGGAGAGCTATCAGGGCTCGCTGACCCGCCTCGCCCGGCTCGGCGTCAACGTGGTCGGCATCCCGCTCGATGCGGACGGCATGCGCATGGACGTGCTGGCGGCAACGCTGGCCGACCTGAAGAGCCGTGGCATCCGTCCAAAATACATCTACACCATTCCGACGGTGCAAAACCCGACCGGCAGCATCATGCCGGAGAGCCGCCGCGCCGAACTGGTTCGGCTCGCGACCGAGTATGGCGTGCCTATCTTCGAGGACGATTGCTATGCCGACCTCGTCTGGTCAGGGCAGCGGCCGCCGGCGATCTACGCGATGAGCCCGACCGGCGGCGTGATCCATATCGGCTCGTTCTCCAAATCGATCGCGCCGGCGCTGCGGGTCGGCTTCATCGTGGCGCCCTGGGATGTGATGTCGCGGATGCTCGCGCTGAAGACGGATGCGGGCTCCGGTGCGCTGGAGCAGATGGTGCTCGCCGCCTATTGCAAGCCGCATTTCGCAAGCCACGTGCCGGCCCTGACCAAGGCGCTGCGCACCAAGCTCGACACGCTGATGGAAGCCCTCAACGAGCAGTTCGGGACCGCGGCGGAGTTCGAGGAGCCCAAGGGCGGCATCTTCCTCTGGGTGAAGCTGCCCGATCAGGTCGATACGCTGAAACTCTATCAGGCCGCGCTCGCCGCCGGCGTCTCGATCAATCCGGGGCCGGAATGGTCGACCAACAAGGGACATTCCCGTTCGCGGCTGCGGCTGTGCTTTGCGAGCCCCACGCATCAGCAGATCCGCGAGGGTGTCGCCGTGCTGGCCGAGGTCTGCCGCAAGGAATTCGGGGTGCCGGCCCGGAGTGCCAATGTGGAGAAGCGGGCCTGA
- a CDS encoding fatty-acid--CoA ligase, translating into MLGLMQDWPLLCHRIIEHAARIHGKQEVVTRSVEGPIHRTNYAEIHKRALKVSQMLERDGIKLGDRVATIAWNTWRHLEVWYGIMGIGAICHTVNPRLFPEQIAWIINHAQDRIVMTDITFVPVLEKIADKLTSVERYVVLTDKAHMPQTTLKNVVAYEDWIAEADGEFKWKDFDENTAAAMCYTSGTTGDPKGVLYSHRSNVLHALMANNVDALGTSASETMLPVVPLFHANSWGIAFSAPSQGTKLVMPGAKLDGASVYELLSTEKVTHTAGVPTVWLMLLQHMAANNLKLPDLKMVICGGSAMPRSMIKAFLDMGSNVRHAWGMTEMSPIGTVAALKPPFQNATGDARLDVLQMQGYAPFAVEMKITDDAGKELPWDGKTFGRLKVAGPAVAKAYYRVDTDILDEEGFFDTGDVSTIDEDGYMRITDRSKDVIKSGGEWISSIDLENLAVGHPAVAEAAVIGIFHPKWDERPLLIVQLKQGQQATREDILKYMDGKIAKWWMPDDVAFVEGIPHTATGKILKTALRDQFKDYRFPNAAA; encoded by the coding sequence ATGCTTGGTTTGATGCAAGATTGGCCCCTGCTCTGCCACCGGATCATCGAACACGCCGCCAGGATTCATGGCAAGCAGGAGGTGGTTACACGCTCGGTCGAGGGACCGATTCACCGCACCAATTACGCCGAGATCCACAAGCGCGCGCTCAAGGTCTCGCAGATGCTGGAGCGCGACGGCATCAAGCTCGGCGACCGTGTCGCAACGATTGCCTGGAACACCTGGCGCCATCTCGAGGTGTGGTACGGCATCATGGGGATCGGCGCCATCTGCCATACCGTCAATCCCCGCCTTTTCCCCGAGCAGATCGCCTGGATCATCAACCATGCGCAGGACCGCATCGTGATGACCGACATCACCTTCGTACCGGTCCTGGAGAAGATCGCCGACAAGCTGACAAGCGTGGAGCGCTACGTCGTGCTGACCGACAAGGCGCACATGCCGCAGACGACGCTGAAGAATGTGGTCGCCTACGAGGACTGGATTGCCGAGGCCGACGGCGAATTCAAATGGAAGGACTTTGACGAGAACACGGCAGCCGCGATGTGCTACACGTCGGGCACGACGGGCGACCCGAAAGGTGTGCTGTATTCGCATCGCTCCAATGTGCTGCACGCGCTGATGGCCAACAATGTCGACGCCCTCGGCACGAGCGCGTCCGAGACAATGCTGCCGGTGGTTCCGCTGTTCCATGCCAACAGCTGGGGCATCGCCTTCTCCGCCCCTTCGCAGGGCACCAAGCTGGTCATGCCCGGCGCCAAGCTCGACGGCGCCTCGGTGTATGAGCTGCTCTCGACCGAGAAGGTGACGCACACTGCCGGCGTGCCGACGGTGTGGCTGATGCTGCTCCAGCACATGGCGGCCAATAATCTCAAGCTGCCGGACCTGAAGATGGTGATCTGCGGCGGCTCGGCGATGCCGCGCTCGATGATCAAGGCCTTCCTCGACATGGGCTCGAACGTGCGTCACGCCTGGGGCATGACCGAGATGAGCCCGATCGGCACCGTCGCGGCGCTGAAGCCGCCATTCCAGAACGCCACCGGCGATGCGCGGCTCGACGTGCTGCAGATGCAGGGCTATGCGCCCTTCGCGGTCGAGATGAAGATCACCGACGATGCCGGCAAAGAGCTGCCCTGGGACGGCAAGACCTTCGGCCGCCTCAAGGTTGCCGGCCCGGCCGTCGCCAAGGCCTATTACCGGGTGGATACTGACATCCTCGACGAGGAGGGCTTCTTCGACACCGGCGACGTCTCGACCATCGACGAGGACGGCTACATGCGGATCACCGACCGCTCCAAGGATGTCATCAAGTCCGGCGGCGAGTGGATCTCCTCGATCGACCTCGAAAATCTCGCGGTCGGCCATCCGGCGGTGGCGGAAGCTGCCGTGATCGGCATCTTCCACCCCAAATGGGACGAGCGGCCGCTCCTGATCGTGCAGCTCAAGCAGGGCCAGCAGGCCACGCGCGAGGACATCCTGAAATACATGGACGGCAAGATCGCCAAATGGTGGATGCCGGACGACGTCGCCTTCGTCGAGGGTATTCCGCATACCGCCACCGGCAAGATCCTGAAGACGGCGCTGCGCGACCAGTTCAAGGATTACCGCTTCCCGAACGCGGCGGCGTAA
- a CDS encoding MBL fold metallo-hydrolase, with protein sequence MSDNDDVPFNRNFPLKAGIVEEVRPGVRRVLCNNPSPFTFTGTVSYIVGNGNVAIIDPGPDDAAHAAALLDAVRGETVSHIFVTHTHRDHSPNTARIKQATGAPVYAEGPHRASRPRFESEKHNPESGADRDFAPDVSLAHGDVVEGDGWRLEAVATPGHTANHLAFAWPERKFNFVGDHVMGWSTSIVAPPDGSMTDYMDSLDRLAAREEDLYFSGHGPEIPDGQRFVRFLIRHRKAREASILHRLAKGETDIPTMVRAIYIGIDPRLTTAAGYSVLAHLEDLVARGVVATEGDPVIGGTYRMA encoded by the coding sequence ATGTCCGACAATGACGATGTCCCGTTCAACCGCAACTTTCCGCTGAAAGCCGGCATCGTCGAGGAGGTCCGACCCGGCGTGCGCCGCGTGCTCTGTAACAATCCGAGCCCGTTCACCTTCACCGGCACGGTCAGCTACATCGTCGGCAACGGCAACGTCGCGATCATCGATCCCGGTCCTGATGATGCGGCGCATGCGGCTGCGCTGCTCGATGCCGTGCGCGGCGAGACGGTGAGCCATATCTTCGTCACCCACACCCATCGCGACCATTCGCCGAACACCGCGCGGATCAAGCAGGCGACAGGGGCGCCGGTCTATGCCGAAGGCCCGCACCGGGCCTCGCGCCCACGTTTCGAGAGCGAGAAGCACAATCCGGAATCCGGCGCCGACCGCGATTTCGCACCGGACGTCAGCCTCGCACATGGCGACGTCGTCGAAGGTGATGGCTGGCGGCTTGAGGCCGTGGCGACGCCGGGGCACACCGCCAATCATCTGGCATTCGCCTGGCCGGAGCGAAAGTTCAACTTCGTCGGCGATCACGTGATGGGCTGGTCCACCTCGATCGTGGCGCCGCCCGACGGCTCGATGACCGACTACATGGACTCGCTCGACCGGCTCGCCGCACGCGAGGAAGACCTCTATTTCTCCGGCCACGGCCCCGAGATTCCCGACGGCCAGCGCTTCGTGCGCTTCCTGATCCGTCACCGCAAGGCGCGTGAGGCCTCGATCCTGCACCGCCTCGCCAAGGGCGAGACCGACATCCCGACCATGGTGCGCGCGATCTATATCGGCATCGATCCGAGGCTCACGACGGCGGCAGGTTATTCGGTGTTGGCGCACCTGGAAGACCTGGTCGCCCGCGGCGTGGTCGCGACCGAGGGCGATCCGGTGATCGGCGGGACCTACAGGATGGCTTAG
- a CDS encoding cation:proton antiporter, with product MHELIRDITLCILFAWMLGLLAHFSRQPLILAYLIAGFCIGPFGAGWVHSQESISVISELGLIFMLFMIGLEIDLKKIVRAGKVILFAAGGQLLGGCLLGVLFFVGIGLSLGGGHFDAVYLCVACALSSTVIIVKVLYEKRELDTLPGRITLGVLVLQDIFAILFLAVQPSLANLQASVILLSIGRVAVLVTAALLVSRYVLPRLFHQIARRPELILLGALAWCFLVAETAERLSLSREMGALIAGVSLSTFPYALDVTAKVTTLRDFFITLFFVALGMTIPIPGLSVIGLALMIAAFTVVSRLVTTFTPLYLMKQGLRASLLPALNLAQISEFSLVVIQTGVADHHIGAQTANAASFAFVVLAVLSTFAMSRSDEITRWAIGPLKRIGLRDLDHGNGHAEEGHEGGHGEARRIVILGFFRAASALLAEIERQTPVLLEQITVVDFNPNVYQTLISRGLHVIYGDISNVDTLLHAGIAKSEMIILSVPDSLLKGATNEKLVRHVRALNPTALIVATADLLADVGALYEAGASYVTVTRLSDAHELFTVIEAAQAGLLADKRAELDQRLGERREVLP from the coding sequence ATGCACGAGCTCATTCGCGACATCACTCTCTGTATTCTGTTTGCCTGGATGCTGGGCCTGCTCGCCCATTTCTCCCGGCAGCCGCTGATCCTGGCCTATCTTATCGCCGGCTTTTGCATAGGTCCATTCGGCGCCGGCTGGGTCCACTCGCAGGAATCGATCAGCGTCATCTCCGAGCTCGGCCTGATCTTCATGCTGTTCATGATCGGTCTGGAGATCGACCTGAAGAAGATCGTACGGGCGGGAAAGGTGATCCTGTTCGCGGCGGGCGGCCAGCTGCTCGGCGGCTGCCTGCTCGGGGTGTTGTTCTTCGTCGGCATCGGCCTGTCGCTCGGCGGGGGTCACTTCGATGCGGTCTATCTCTGCGTCGCCTGCGCGCTGTCGAGCACCGTGATCATCGTCAAGGTGCTCTACGAGAAGCGCGAGCTCGACACGCTGCCGGGGCGCATCACGCTCGGCGTGCTGGTGCTTCAGGACATCTTCGCCATCCTGTTCCTGGCGGTGCAGCCGAGCCTTGCCAATCTGCAGGCCAGCGTCATCCTGCTCTCGATCGGCCGCGTCGCGGTGCTGGTCACCGCCGCGCTGCTGGTCAGCCGCTACGTGCTGCCGCGGCTGTTCCATCAGATCGCCCGGCGGCCCGAGCTGATTCTGCTCGGGGCGCTGGCCTGGTGTTTCCTCGTCGCCGAGACCGCCGAGCGGCTGTCGCTGTCGCGCGAGATGGGCGCCCTGATCGCCGGCGTCTCGCTCTCGACCTTTCCCTACGCGCTCGACGTCACCGCCAAGGTCACAACGCTCCGCGACTTCTTCATTACCCTGTTCTTCGTCGCGCTCGGCATGACCATTCCCATTCCCGGCCTCTCCGTGATCGGGCTGGCGCTGATGATCGCGGCCTTCACGGTCGTGAGCCGCCTCGTCACCACCTTCACGCCGCTCTATCTGATGAAGCAGGGCCTGCGCGCCAGCCTGTTGCCGGCGCTGAACCTCGCGCAGATTTCCGAGTTCTCGCTGGTGGTGATCCAGACCGGCGTCGCCGATCACCATATCGGGGCGCAGACGGCGAACGCGGCCTCCTTCGCCTTCGTGGTGCTCGCCGTGCTCTCGACCTTCGCGATGAGCCGCAGCGACGAGATCACCCGCTGGGCGATCGGCCCCTTGAAGCGGATCGGCCTGCGCGACCTCGACCATGGCAATGGCCATGCCGAGGAGGGGCACGAGGGCGGCCATGGCGAGGCCCGCCGGATCGTCATCCTCGGCTTTTTCCGGGCGGCGAGCGCGCTGCTGGCCGAGATCGAGCGGCAGACGCCGGTGCTGCTCGAGCAGATCACCGTGGTCGACTTCAACCCCAATGTGTACCAGACCCTGATTTCGCGCGGCTTGCACGTGATCTACGGCGACATCAGCAATGTCGATACCCTGCTCCATGCCGGCATCGCCAAGTCCGAGATGATCATCCTCAGCGTGCCGGATTCGCTGCTGAAAGGCGCCACCAACGAGAAGCTGGTCCGCCACGTCCGCGCGCTCAATCCAACCGCCTTGATCGTAGCCACGGCCGACCTCCTGGCCGACGTCGGCGCGCTCTACGAGGCCGGCGCCAGCTACGTCACCGTGACCCGGCTCAGCGATGCCCACGAGCTGTTCACGGTGATCGAAGCCGCCCAGGCCGGCCTTCTGGCCGACAAGCGCGCCGAGCTCGATCAGCGGCTCGGCGAACGGCGCGAAGTGCTGCCGTGA
- a CDS encoding helix-turn-helix domain-containing protein, producing the protein MLNQVMDFAGEVLPGSCAVPPYSETAFLTELGDRLRSSRMRCDLSRRELARRSGISERYIAQIEAGKGNVSIVLLLRLASAIHGSQPRAA; encoded by the coding sequence ATGCTGAATCAAGTCATGGATTTTGCGGGCGAAGTGCTGCCGGGGAGCTGTGCCGTGCCGCCATACTCCGAGACCGCGTTTCTGACCGAGCTCGGCGATCGCCTGCGGTCCTCGCGCATGCGCTGCGACCTGTCGCGCCGCGAGCTCGCCCGCCGTTCCGGGATTTCCGAGCGCTACATCGCCCAGATCGAGGCCGGCAAGGGCAATGTCTCGATCGTTCTATTGCTACGGCTGGCCTCCGCGATCCACGGCAGCCAGCCACGGGCGGCCTGA